In Isoptericola jiangsuensis, the following proteins share a genomic window:
- a CDS encoding DUF302 domain-containing protein, which translates to MTYTLSTTLTTPFADTVDAVRAALAEQGFGVLTEIDMAATLRTKLGVDLPPYLVLGACNPPLAHRALQADPSVGALLPCNVVVREADGATVVEAVDPHAMMSVADSPELAAVAQDAGVRLRAALDALG; encoded by the coding sequence GTGACCTACACGCTCAGCACCACCCTGACCACCCCGTTCGCCGACACCGTCGACGCCGTCCGCGCCGCGCTCGCCGAGCAGGGGTTCGGCGTCCTCACCGAGATCGACATGGCCGCCACCCTGCGCACCAAGCTCGGCGTCGACCTGCCGCCCTACCTCGTGCTCGGCGCCTGCAACCCCCCGCTCGCGCACCGGGCCCTCCAGGCCGACCCGTCCGTCGGTGCGCTGCTGCCCTGCAACGTCGTCGTCCGTGAGGCGGACGGGGCCACCGTCGTCGAGGCCGTCGACCCGCACGCCATGATGTCCGTCGCCGACAGCCCCGAGCTGGCCGCCGTCGCGCAGGACGCCGGCGTGCGGCTGCGCGCCGCCCTCGACGCGCTCGGCTGA
- a CDS encoding DUF2306 domain-containing protein, translated as MTAPTTTRSRHPWSLSVLTLLCVTVAAVAVTPYLTASLDTLAADDVGLAAGYAARPAVVRGVLLTHVVAGGVALLLSPVQLWPGLRRRVPAVHRWAGRVTVAAILVAGTAGIVLAPFNHAGPIGTAGFGLLGAAWVWTAWQGFRAIRAGDVAAHRRWMTRTFALTFAAVTLRLWTGLLVGGQVMLLDVDPAAAFDRAYALVPFGCWVPNLVVAELWLRRRGLSRAAAPRAA; from the coding sequence ATGACCGCACCGACGACGACGAGGTCGCGCCACCCGTGGAGCCTGAGCGTCCTCACCCTGCTGTGCGTGACGGTCGCGGCCGTGGCCGTCACGCCCTACCTCACGGCCTCCCTGGACACCCTCGCCGCGGACGACGTCGGGCTCGCCGCGGGGTACGCCGCCCGCCCGGCGGTGGTCCGGGGCGTCCTCCTCACGCACGTCGTGGCCGGGGGCGTCGCGCTCCTGCTGTCGCCGGTGCAGCTCTGGCCCGGGCTGCGACGCCGGGTGCCCGCCGTGCACCGGTGGGCGGGCCGGGTCACCGTGGCGGCGATCCTCGTCGCCGGGACCGCGGGGATCGTGCTCGCGCCGTTCAACCACGCCGGTCCGATCGGCACCGCGGGGTTCGGGCTCCTCGGGGCCGCGTGGGTGTGGACGGCCTGGCAGGGCTTCCGCGCGATCCGGGCGGGCGACGTCGCCGCGCACCGGCGGTGGATGACCCGCACGTTCGCGCTCACGTTCGCCGCCGTGACCCTGCGCCTGTGGACGGGCCTGCTGGTCGGCGGTCAGGTGATGCTGCTCGACGTCGACCCGGCGGCGGCGTTCGACCGCGCGTACGCGCTCGTGCCGTTCGGGTGCTGGGTGCCGAACCTCGTCGTCGCCGAGCTGTGGTTGCGCCGCCGCGGTCTCAGCCGCGCCGCCGCACCGCGAGCGGCATGA
- a CDS encoding GTP pyrophosphokinase: MDETTRAVHVDRELLAWLRAEPGAGTATPDGITDDMLARFRALRDEFQQLRMIYRFGIDEVSTKIDILRQEFESTYDYSPIEHVRTRLKSPDSMLTKALRQGTELAVPAIRAEIRDIAGIRITCSFVSDVYWIAEMLSTQADLRLLTTKDYIAHPKPNGYRSLHLIVEVPVFLSRTVEHVTVELQIRTIAMDFWASMEHKLHYKYRAEMPPHLAAEIEDAARLAADLDDRMGRLRDEVRPSPHQHDDTPEAPRP; encoded by the coding sequence ATGGACGAGACGACCCGGGCCGTGCACGTGGACCGCGAGCTGCTGGCCTGGCTGCGGGCCGAGCCCGGCGCGGGGACGGCGACCCCCGACGGGATCACCGACGACATGCTGGCCCGCTTCCGCGCGCTGCGCGACGAGTTCCAGCAGCTGCGGATGATCTACCGGTTCGGCATCGACGAGGTCTCCACCAAGATCGACATCCTGCGCCAGGAGTTCGAGAGCACGTACGACTACAGCCCCATCGAGCACGTCCGCACCCGGCTCAAGTCGCCCGACAGCATGCTCACCAAGGCGCTGCGCCAGGGCACCGAGCTCGCCGTCCCCGCGATCCGCGCCGAGATCCGCGACATCGCGGGCATCCGCATCACCTGCAGCTTCGTGTCCGACGTCTACTGGATCGCCGAGATGCTCAGCACCCAGGCGGACCTGCGGCTCCTGACGACCAAGGACTACATCGCCCATCCGAAGCCCAACGGGTACCGCTCGCTGCACCTCATCGTCGAGGTCCCGGTGTTCCTGTCCCGCACGGTCGAGCACGTCACGGTCGAGCTGCAGATCCGCACCATCGCGATGGACTTCTGGGCGTCGATGGAGCACAAGCTCCACTACAAGTACCGCGCCGAGATGCCGCCGCACCTGGCCGCCGAGATCGAGGACGCCGCCCGCCTCGCGGCCGACCTCGACGACCGCATGGGACGCCTGCGCGACGAGGTGCGGCCCTCGCCGCACCAGCACGACGACACGCCCGAGGCACCGCGGCCCTGA
- a CDS encoding alpha/beta hydrolase, which translates to MEPAAPPPTSPGWVPDVLPGFEQRTLDLAPDFEGDVVATVVRRVRPGTADGVPDARTDVLYVHGWTDYFFQAHLADFWERRGVRFHALDLRKYGRSIREHQTPGFVTRLRTYDEDVEAALALLGHGPEVESDRRLVLMGHSTGGLVLSLWCEHRPGRADALVLNSPWLEFQTRRVGRMVLEPSMRAQAALAPKRHLINVDLGYYVRSVSSRFDGEWDIDPAWRPDEGWRATPAWMAAIFSGHDRVARGLHIDAPVLVLLSTRSTTPLRWSDDMMRTDTVLDVEGVARRTVQLGPLVTLCRVEGALHDVTLSAAPVRDVVWRELDRWWRAYAPPPAAPPEPAPEPGPSRWRRWFGGRSRPATAGGRT; encoded by the coding sequence ATGGAGCCCGCCGCCCCGCCGCCGACGTCGCCGGGCTGGGTCCCGGACGTCCTGCCCGGCTTCGAGCAGCGCACCCTGGACCTCGCGCCCGACTTCGAGGGCGACGTCGTGGCGACCGTGGTGCGCCGCGTCCGGCCCGGGACGGCGGACGGCGTCCCGGACGCCCGCACCGACGTGCTGTACGTGCACGGCTGGACGGACTACTTCTTCCAGGCGCACCTCGCGGACTTCTGGGAGCGGCGCGGCGTGCGGTTCCACGCCCTGGACCTGCGCAAGTACGGGCGCAGCATCCGGGAGCACCAGACCCCCGGGTTCGTCACGCGGCTGCGCACGTACGACGAGGACGTCGAGGCGGCGCTCGCCCTGCTCGGGCACGGCCCCGAGGTGGAGTCCGACCGCCGCCTGGTCCTCATGGGTCACTCCACCGGCGGTCTCGTGCTGAGCCTGTGGTGCGAGCACCGGCCGGGTCGCGCCGACGCGCTCGTCCTCAACAGCCCGTGGCTCGAGTTCCAGACGCGCCGCGTCGGACGCATGGTGCTGGAGCCGAGCATGCGCGCCCAGGCCGCGCTCGCCCCCAAGCGGCACCTGATCAACGTCGACCTCGGGTACTACGTCCGGTCCGTGTCGTCCCGGTTCGACGGCGAGTGGGACATCGACCCGGCGTGGCGGCCCGACGAGGGCTGGCGCGCCACGCCCGCGTGGATGGCGGCGATCTTCTCCGGCCACGACCGTGTCGCCCGCGGCCTGCACATCGACGCGCCGGTGCTCGTCCTGCTGTCCACCCGCTCCACGACGCCGCTGCGCTGGAGCGACGACATGATGCGCACCGACACCGTGCTCGACGTCGAGGGCGTCGCCCGCCGCACCGTCCAGCTCGGCCCCCTGGTCACCCTGTGCCGCGTCGAGGGCGCGCTGCACGACGTCACCCTGTCCGCCGCACCCGTGCGCGACGTCGTCTGGCGCGAGCTGGACCGCTGGTGGCGCGCCTACGCGCCGCCGCCGGCCGCGCCCCCGGAACCCGCGCCGGAGCCGGGGCCGTCCCGGTGGCGCCGCTGGTTCGGTGGGCGCTCCCGCCCGGCGACCGCGGGCGGTCGCACGTAG
- a CDS encoding DUF6328 family protein — translation MSDDATGALAGGVGHGRPETPEQRSDRNWNELLQELRVLQTGVQILTGFLLILPFQSTFSGLDRYQVAVYLADVLVAITATGLFIAPVALHRALFREHRKPSVVTGGDRLTRVGLVFLAASLSATALLVFDVVVGRVAGWVVGGSVAVLLLGLWEIMPLAVRRRG, via the coding sequence GTGAGCGACGACGCCACCGGGGCGCTCGCGGGCGGCGTCGGGCACGGCCGGCCCGAGACGCCCGAGCAGCGGTCCGACCGCAACTGGAACGAGCTGCTCCAGGAGCTGCGCGTGCTCCAGACCGGCGTGCAGATCCTCACCGGGTTCCTGCTGATCCTGCCGTTCCAGTCGACGTTCTCCGGCCTCGACCGGTACCAGGTCGCCGTCTACCTGGCGGACGTGCTCGTCGCGATCACCGCCACCGGCCTGTTCATCGCGCCCGTCGCGCTCCACCGCGCGCTGTTCCGGGAGCACCGCAAGCCGTCGGTGGTCACCGGCGGGGACCGCCTCACCCGGGTCGGGCTCGTGTTCCTCGCCGCGTCGCTGTCCGCGACCGCCCTGCTGGTGTTCGACGTCGTCGTGGGGCGCGTCGCGGGGTGGGTGGTCGGCGGGAGCGTCGCCGTGCTGCTCCTCGGGCTGTGGGAGATCATGCCGCTCGCGGTGCGGCGGCGCGGCTGA
- a CDS encoding pectate lyase family protein has protein sequence MRRAAAARLTAAGATLALAATMGATALWTTDAQAATGTATGFATQNGGTTGGAGGQTVRATTGTQIHQALCNRAADDTPIIIEVEGTINHGNTAKVSGDSCNTADGVIELKEISNVTLVGVGSGALFDELGIHIRSAENIIIQNVHVRNVKKSGSPTSNGGDAIGMESDVSNVWVDHVTLEASGGESEGYDALFDMKADTTFVTLSYSILRNSGRGGLVGSSDSDTGNGPVTYHHNLYENIDSRTPLLRAGTAHSYNNHYLGLVKSGINARLGAKALVENNYFEDSRDPLGTFYTDDMGSWEVAGNVWDNITWSAEGSDNHPAGPEPTSTTNVSVPYAYDLDAAACVPALLAATAGANKGLQVSDGSCSPQTPEPTPTPTTEPTTDPTGEPTTEPTEQPEPGTGAIYVAPNGTAGAAGTLAAPTTLATAITRVQPGGEIYLRGGTYNLSQTITIQPGNDGTSSDRTLLSAYPGEKPVLNFSAQAENSANRGLAIGGDWWHVYGIVVEHAGDNGILLGGDNNVIERVVTRFNHDTGLQIARLVAGAPSSEWPSNNLVVSSESHDNADSDGEDADGFAAKLTAGPGNVFRDTVAHHNIDDGWDLYTKTDTGPIGTVTIENSLAWENGTLSNGAQAGNGDRNGYKLGGEDIPVNHTIRNSYAVDNGKHGLTYNSNPGSITVTNNVSVGNAQRNFSFDEGTHRYSGNTSCDSGSNDKTVGTDLGGNQFDTGSNGSRCSAYDGDLAWWFAADGSLQVSFGGSTPTPTPTPTPTPTPEPTPTPTAPTGTNLSIGAGSDGSSKASGTSYGNVRDGDLATYWSPSGSTGTISIKWDSAKTVSKIVVRTASGSGSITGWRIVNNDTGAVLKSGTGTPGTVSFTATSLSKVNLVITGASGTPRIAELETYAG, from the coding sequence ATGAGAAGAGCAGCCGCAGCCCGGCTCACCGCGGCAGGGGCCACCTTGGCCCTCGCCGCCACGATGGGCGCGACCGCCCTGTGGACGACCGACGCGCAGGCCGCGACCGGCACCGCCACGGGCTTCGCCACGCAGAACGGCGGGACGACCGGCGGCGCCGGCGGCCAGACCGTCCGGGCCACCACCGGTACGCAGATCCACCAGGCGCTGTGCAACAGGGCCGCCGACGACACCCCGATCATCATCGAGGTCGAGGGCACCATCAACCACGGCAACACCGCGAAGGTGTCCGGGGACTCCTGCAACACCGCCGACGGCGTGATCGAGCTCAAGGAGATCAGCAACGTCACCCTCGTGGGCGTGGGCTCCGGGGCGCTGTTCGACGAGCTCGGCATCCACATCCGCTCGGCCGAGAACATCATCATCCAGAACGTCCACGTGCGGAACGTGAAGAAGTCCGGCTCCCCCACCTCCAACGGCGGCGACGCCATCGGCATGGAGTCCGACGTCTCCAACGTCTGGGTCGACCACGTGACCCTCGAGGCGTCCGGCGGCGAGTCCGAGGGCTACGACGCCCTGTTCGACATGAAGGCGGACACCACGTTCGTCACGCTGTCGTACTCGATCCTGCGCAACTCCGGTCGTGGCGGCCTCGTGGGGTCCAGCGACTCCGACACGGGCAACGGCCCGGTGACCTACCACCACAACCTGTACGAGAACATCGACTCCCGCACGCCGCTGCTGCGCGCGGGCACCGCCCACTCGTACAACAACCACTACCTCGGCCTGGTGAAGTCGGGCATCAACGCCCGCCTGGGTGCGAAGGCCCTGGTGGAGAACAACTACTTCGAGGACTCGCGCGACCCGCTCGGCACGTTCTACACCGACGACATGGGGTCGTGGGAGGTCGCGGGCAACGTCTGGGACAACATCACCTGGTCGGCCGAGGGCAGCGACAACCACCCCGCGGGCCCGGAGCCGACGTCGACGACGAACGTGAGCGTGCCCTACGCCTACGACCTCGACGCGGCCGCGTGCGTCCCGGCCCTGCTCGCCGCCACCGCCGGCGCGAACAAGGGCCTGCAGGTCTCGGACGGGTCCTGCTCGCCGCAGACCCCGGAGCCCACCCCGACGCCGACGACCGAGCCGACCACGGACCCGACGGGCGAGCCCACCACCGAGCCGACCGAGCAGCCGGAGCCCGGTACGGGAGCGATCTACGTCGCCCCGAACGGCACCGCGGGCGCGGCCGGCACCCTCGCCGCGCCGACGACGCTCGCCACGGCGATCACCCGCGTGCAGCCGGGCGGCGAGATCTACCTGCGCGGCGGCACGTACAACCTGTCGCAGACGATCACCATCCAGCCGGGCAACGACGGGACGTCGTCCGACCGCACCCTGCTGTCGGCGTACCCCGGCGAGAAGCCGGTGCTGAACTTCTCCGCGCAGGCCGAGAACTCCGCCAACCGCGGCCTCGCCATCGGCGGCGACTGGTGGCACGTCTACGGCATCGTCGTGGAGCACGCCGGCGACAACGGAATCCTGCTGGGCGGCGACAACAACGTCATCGAGCGCGTCGTGACGCGCTTCAACCACGACACCGGGCTGCAGATCGCCCGGCTCGTCGCGGGTGCCCCGTCGAGCGAGTGGCCGTCGAACAACCTCGTGGTCTCGTCCGAGTCGCACGACAACGCAGACTCCGACGGTGAGGACGCCGACGGTTTCGCGGCGAAGCTCACCGCCGGTCCCGGCAACGTGTTCCGCGACACCGTCGCCCACCACAACATCGACGACGGCTGGGACCTGTACACGAAGACCGACACGGGCCCCATCGGCACGGTGACGATCGAGAACTCCCTCGCCTGGGAGAACGGCACGCTGTCCAACGGCGCCCAGGCCGGCAACGGTGACCGCAACGGGTACAAGCTCGGCGGCGAGGACATCCCGGTCAACCACACCATCCGCAACTCCTACGCGGTGGACAACGGCAAGCACGGCCTGACGTACAACTCGAACCCGGGCTCCATCACGGTGACGAACAACGTGTCCGTGGGCAACGCCCAGCGGAACTTCTCGTTCGACGAGGGCACGCACCGCTACAGCGGCAACACGTCCTGCGACTCGGGCTCGAACGACAAGACGGTCGGCACCGACCTCGGCGGCAACCAGTTCGACACCGGGTCCAACGGGTCGCGCTGCTCGGCCTACGACGGTGACCTCGCCTGGTGGTTCGCGGCCGACGGGTCCCTGCAGGTGAGCTTCGGCGGGTCCACCCCGACGCCCACCCCGACCCCGACCCCGACCCCGACGCCCGAGCCCACCCCGACCCCGACGGCCCCGACCGGCACCAACCTGTCGATCGGCGCCGGCTCGGACGGGTCGAGCAAGGCGAGCGGCACCAGCTACGGCAACGTGCGTGACGGCGACCTCGCCACCTACTGGTCGCCGTCCGGGTCGACCGGCACCATCTCGATCAAGTGGGACTCCGCGAAGACGGTGTCGAAGATCGTCGTGAGGACGGCCTCCGGCAGCGGCTCGATCACCGGCTGGCGGATCGTGAACAACGACACCGGTGCGGTGCTGAAGTCCGGCACCGGGACCCCCGGCACGGTGAGCTTCACCGCGACGTCGCTGTCCAAGGTCAACCTGGTCATCACCGGCGCCTCGGGCACCCCCCGGATCGCCGAGCTGGAGACCTACGCGGGCTGA
- a CDS encoding NmrA family NAD(P)-binding protein has protein sequence MRWSGDGLVAVTGASGRLGSRLAFRLAAEGARQRLVVRDPARAPRLADGRPLPECEVVTATGYDDAAGMRAAFAGAQSVFLVSAREGEDRVTQHVAAIDAAVAAGVERVVYVSFVGAAPDAVFTFARDHFHTEEHLRSVGVRWTVLRDNLYHQALASFVGEDGVIRGPAGSGRVASVSHDDVADVATAVLLDEDPRRHDGVVYDVTGPQALTLTEVAGLLSAATGREIRYEAESVRQAYASREHLGASAVELAGWISSYEAIAAGALAAVSGDVGRLVGRPARSFEQWLDDYPAEWEHLLAVPPPSDVV, from the coding sequence ATGAGGTGGTCGGGCGACGGGCTGGTGGCCGTGACGGGCGCGTCGGGGCGGCTGGGTTCGCGCCTCGCCTTCCGGCTGGCGGCCGAGGGCGCGCGGCAGCGGCTCGTGGTGCGGGACCCCGCGCGGGCGCCCCGCCTGGCGGACGGCCGTCCCCTGCCGGAGTGCGAGGTCGTCACCGCGACCGGGTACGACGACGCCGCGGGCATGCGGGCCGCGTTCGCGGGCGCGCAGTCGGTGTTCCTGGTGAGCGCCCGCGAGGGCGAGGACCGGGTGACGCAGCACGTCGCGGCGATCGACGCGGCCGTGGCGGCCGGGGTGGAGCGGGTCGTGTACGTGTCGTTCGTGGGTGCCGCCCCGGACGCCGTGTTCACGTTCGCGCGCGACCACTTCCACACCGAGGAGCACCTGCGGTCCGTCGGGGTGCGCTGGACGGTGCTGCGGGACAACCTCTACCACCAGGCGTTGGCGTCGTTCGTGGGGGAGGACGGCGTGATCCGGGGCCCTGCGGGCTCGGGGCGGGTCGCGTCGGTGTCGCACGACGACGTCGCGGACGTCGCGACCGCGGTGCTGCTGGACGAGGACCCGCGCCGCCACGACGGCGTCGTCTACGACGTGACGGGTCCGCAGGCGCTCACGCTGACGGAGGTGGCGGGCCTGCTGTCCGCGGCGACGGGCCGCGAGATCCGGTACGAGGCGGAGTCGGTGCGGCAGGCGTACGCGTCGCGCGAGCACCTGGGGGCGTCGGCGGTGGAGCTGGCGGGGTGGATCTCGTCGTACGAGGCGATCGCGGCGGGCGCGCTGGCGGCGGTGTCCGGGGACGTGGGGCGCCTGGTGGGGCGGCCGGCGCGGTCGTTCGAGCAGTGGCTGGACGACTACCCGGCGGAGTGGGAGCACCTGCTGGCCGTGCCGCCGCCGTCGGACGTCGTGTGA
- a CDS encoding threonine/serine ThrE exporter family protein, protein MPTTPDDAELELIRRSGVALRVGRLSLSAGTGAYRVKASMARVARSLGIEQHHAHVTLTEITTTSHRGSSFRTEVTEVRSVGIDANRLCALERFAQDVERRAPVTVEDATRALDRIQSARPLYPAVLNALWAAVACAAFAFLNNGGLVEVIGVFFGAGAGQYLRRTLVHRGWNQFGVTMLAAALATLTYVLLLAAFGALGGAATSHEAGYVSAVLFLVPGFPLVTGALDLAKLDFSAGVARLTYALMILTSAALALWAVSMLVGFTPEPEVPPGLDAGLLLSLRFLASFLGVLGFALMFNSPWSMALAAALVGMVANVVRLWMVDLDVPVQAAAAVVALLVGLLAAVVAPRMNVPRVTVSVPAVVIMVPGATAYRAIYYLSNGETTQALAYAVEAALVVAALAIGLAVARMLTDREWGFER, encoded by the coding sequence GTGCCCACCACCCCCGACGACGCCGAGCTCGAGCTCATCCGCCGCTCCGGCGTCGCGCTGCGCGTCGGCCGCCTGTCGCTGTCCGCCGGGACCGGCGCCTACCGGGTCAAGGCCTCGATGGCCCGCGTGGCCCGCTCCCTGGGGATCGAGCAGCACCACGCGCACGTCACCCTCACCGAGATCACGACGACGTCGCACCGCGGGTCGAGCTTTCGCACCGAGGTGACCGAGGTCCGGTCCGTCGGGATCGACGCGAACCGGCTGTGCGCCCTGGAACGGTTCGCGCAGGACGTCGAGCGGCGCGCCCCCGTCACGGTGGAGGACGCCACCCGCGCGCTGGACCGCATCCAGTCCGCCCGCCCGCTGTACCCCGCCGTCCTCAACGCCCTGTGGGCGGCGGTGGCGTGCGCCGCGTTCGCTTTCCTCAACAACGGTGGGCTCGTCGAGGTGATCGGGGTGTTCTTCGGCGCCGGGGCGGGCCAGTACCTGCGCCGCACCCTGGTGCACCGGGGCTGGAACCAGTTCGGCGTCACGATGCTCGCGGCCGCCCTCGCGACGCTCACCTACGTGCTCCTCCTCGCGGCGTTCGGGGCGCTCGGCGGCGCCGCGACCAGCCACGAGGCCGGGTACGTGTCGGCCGTGCTGTTCCTCGTGCCCGGGTTCCCGCTGGTCACCGGGGCGCTCGACCTCGCGAAGCTCGACTTCTCCGCGGGCGTCGCACGGCTGACCTACGCCCTGATGATCCTCACGTCGGCCGCGCTGGCCCTGTGGGCCGTGTCGATGCTGGTCGGGTTCACGCCGGAGCCCGAGGTCCCGCCCGGGCTGGACGCCGGGCTGCTGCTGTCCCTGCGGTTCCTCGCGAGCTTCCTCGGCGTCCTCGGGTTCGCCCTGATGTTCAACAGCCCGTGGTCGATGGCGCTGGCCGCCGCGCTCGTCGGGATGGTCGCGAACGTCGTGCGCCTGTGGATGGTCGACCTCGACGTCCCCGTCCAGGCCGCCGCGGCGGTCGTCGCGCTGCTGGTCGGCCTGCTCGCGGCCGTCGTCGCCCCCCGCATGAACGTGCCGCGGGTGACGGTGTCGGTGCCGGCCGTCGTCATCATGGTGCCCGGCGCCACCGCCTACCGGGCGATCTACTACCTCTCGAACGGCGAGACGACGCAGGCGCTCGCCTATGCCGTCGAGGCCGCGCTGGTCGTCGCCGCGCTCGCCATCGGGCTCGCCGTCGCCCGGATGCTGACCGACCGGGAGTGGGGCTTCGAGCGCTGA